TCTTCTGGCTTCTCATACCCAAACTTGTCCTCGCCGGGCTCATGTAAGATTGAGATGCAGACATCACCATTTTTAGCAACTGGGGAACACACAAGGGAAATTACAAGCAGGCCACTAGACAGAGGTACGTTTTTGAACACATCTGTGAACTGATCTGCAAACCTTGGCCAGATTCACAATCTCTGCCAATTCCATTATGGTTTCTTCGTATGCGTTTCACATATAATTGCCTTACTCTGCTACAAGACTGAGAAGTAAAGAATAGTTATGCGTGTCAATGTGAAAAAGAAGTAGATATTCTTGTAGATTAGTTCTCTCAAGTGTTGAATGTTACTATTATCCAAAGATGTAACTATTCTGTTGAATGTCTTCCAGGAGGTTCAGCGCTGCAGATGCAGATTCTTACCGTTCGGATGCCAGAGTTCAGTGATGAACTTCATCTTAGGCGGCCGTAAAGGGTAGTCATAGGGAAAGGTCAGGTAAGCCTTGAAAAATCCGccttcactaaaataaaatacaaacaaaacaagggaAGTTGAATCATACTTAGaagttgcttaaaaaaaatgtcGCTTTTAGTGTCTATATCAATATAGTCAATTTCACCCGGTAAAGTTGTCACTGTCAAATACTACCTTTTTGGCAAGATTTCTTGTTTAATTCTTCTCTTTTCCTATAAACCCTTTCCTGccatattttctaaataaaaatccCCACTTCACCAGCGCGAAGCTGGTTTTAACATGTTTGCGAGTTTCACAATGCTGCCAAGCAAGCAACTGGTTATAACTTTTTGCCAATATGCAATCCCAGCAATAGAAAAAAACAGAGATCACAATGATGCCACTTAAGCATCTAAACTAGACACATCTTAATAAGCAGCCAACAAAGCTTTAACATGGTTGGCAATACAAACGAACACACAGCTGTATCTTAAAACCTGTGCACTTACAACAGCGTGTCTTGTGGTCCAATAATGACGACCTCCCATTTATAGATGTCATCGTCATCTATCAGCCCAGCAGAAAACCCTTCCACTGGGTTCTTGTTGAGTTCTGCAATGACAGAAGGTAGGATTGCTACTATGTGACAAAGCCAGCAGTCACTGAAATACATAAATCGCTGCCAGTCCATTAAATCTGCAGAAGGACTAGTTCATCTCTTGTGCAGCTTGATGAGAAATGAGAACGATGCACCATTATAAATACATTGCATTCTAAGTTAGATACAAACTTGGTTTCTATTAATTTCCTTGGAAATAGGTCATGCCCTCTGCCATGTGCCAGAGGCACAGCATAAGGCAATGGCTGTAGATACGAGAATACATGACTAGTTTACACTGAAATCGGGTAAATACAGCTCAAGTGGACGGGGGAGGggatttatttaaagcaattttaaataaatcaaacatttgtCTAGGTTATCACAATATGAACAAAAATAAGTGATTCAAGGCCATCAAAATGGCAAATTTAATCACTTTCAGACACCATCTCCTCACGAGGCATACGCTACAGCTCTTTTGCATGAGCAGGACAGACACCTTCCCTATACTGGTACCCTTTCTCCATCACTTGTGATGTTATGCATAATCAAGCACAAATGGAGGAAACACTAGCAAATAGTTAGCAAAACCATTTTTCAAATAGAGAGATGTACAGTACCCAGTACCTACTATTATACTACCATCAAGTGAAGCACGAAGTTGGGCAGGCCAGCCGATAAACACACTGCCTGTCGTTAAAATAGGCTATGAATCAGAAAGCATTAAAACAGGAGCCATTTCATATAAAATGCGAGGTTATATGAAATACACACACTTGACCACTATTTCCATTACATTAGGATGAAAAACAGCAGGTGATGGAATACAGGTACGTTATCTTCAGTTTCCCCCAGATACAAGAGAACAATAAACGGTGCATGCCGGGTAAGGGCAAAGTTCAGAGCAAGAAGatcgggtgtttttttttttttttttaatgcaccacATTTCGTGGTATTAAAACAAAGTCATCAGCCATCGACTCAGAACTAACAATATATTTTGCAAAAGCAACTcattattcctttttttcaaatgcTGTCACATTTGGGTGGCTATTTAATGGCtagtctcagaaaaaaaaaaaaaaatctgcgttatttataaaataaatatgcatgctttaatattattattatttcagaaatgATCAAGTATAACACGAACAGGTCAGTAATgcgaaattaaatataaaaagtattaATGATTGTTCAATCGAATGCCCCTTGATGGTCTCATAATTGAGAcgaccagaagaaacacagtcTTTGGtttgaaccacttttaaagaCTTCGTTTCTGACTGCGTGATAATATTAAAAGAACAAGTTATCGTGCAAGTAAAGACTTGCTGTTGTTcgttttaaaacttgtatttaaagGGTATTACATACAAATAACGTCGCGCCGCAATTTAAATCAAATTACACGTGAAATTAAACATGCTATGTCACACtcactgttttgttaaaaaaaaaaaaaaaaatgtaattaaacattcCCCAATAACAAATACACAGCGAAGGAAACTTTCTTCAGAAAACGTTATACATGgaagtatttttttaagaacCTAAATAATGCTTTGTAAACAAACCAACCAGGACtagttttgacctttttttttttttaaagcaaatgtttaCCTGCCAGCTGTTTCCTCAAGAGTAGCACTGACTGTTCAGTCATAGTTTATGGGCTTATAGATGGttatgaaaactataaaaaaaacaatatagatcAATAAAGTAAATGAAATGAAGTCTGCCGAGCACCTTCAAGTATCTCGCTGCTGCTGGCTGGCTGACACAATCAGAGCGCCTGGGCTGATTTAACAGCCCTACACCGCATGCGCGTAGGAGCTGGAGACTCG
Above is a window of Polyodon spathula isolate WHYD16114869_AA chromosome 25, ASM1765450v1, whole genome shotgun sequence DNA encoding:
- the LOC121300049 gene encoding ubiquitin-conjugating enzyme E2 G1-like isoform X1, encoding MTEQSVLLLRKQLAELNKNPVEGFSAGLIDDDDIYKWEVVIIGPQDTLFEGGFFKAYLTFPYDYPLRPPKMKFITELWHPNVAKNGDVCISILHEPGEDKFGYEKPEERWLPIHTVETIMISVISMLADPNSDSPANVDAGVLSLQSDASHIEIRFAVAERVAGGPEWRIQEEGGEVRTEKSGNGL
- the LOC121300049 gene encoding ubiquitin-conjugating enzyme E2 G1-like isoform X2, with amino-acid sequence MTEQSVLLLRKQLAELNKNPVEGFSAGLIDDDDIYKWEVVIIGPQDTLFEGGFFKAYLTFPYDYPLRPPKMKFITELWHPNVAKNGDVCISILHEPGEDKFGYEKPEERWLPIHTVETIMISVISMLADPNSDSPANVDAGKEWREDPNGEFKRKVARCVRKSQEMAFD